A genomic segment from Microcella flavibacter encodes:
- the dnaE gene encoding DNA polymerase III subunit alpha gives MLDGAARVKPLITEAVAQGMPAIAVTDHGNMFGAFDFWRTATEAGIKPIIGTEAYLTPGTHRTDKTRVKWGSGGEDDVSGAGAYTHITMLAETTEGMHNLFRMSSKASLEGYYFKPRMDRELLSTYGKGIIATTGCPSGEVQTRLRLGQYDKAVEAAAEFRDIFGRENYFAEIMDHGLGIERRIMSDLIRLAKDLGLPMVATNDLHYTHPGDAQSHAALLCVQSGSTLHDPNRFKFDADEFYLKTPAQMRELFRDHPEACDNTLLIAERVDVRFDTQANYMPKFPVPEGETEDGWFVQEVEKGLAYRYPDGVSAEVRARAEYEIGVITQMGFPSYFLVVADFINWSKNHGIRVGPGRGSGAGSMVAYAMRITDLDPIRHGLIFERFLNPDRVSMPDFDVDFDDRRRGEVIRYVTDKYGDERVAQIVTYGTIKAKQALKDSSRVLGFPFGMGEKLTKAMPPAIMGKDMPLSGILDRSHERFKEAADFRTVIETDAEARTVFDTALGLENLKRQWGVHAAGVIMSSEPLLDIIPIMKREQDGQIVTQFDYPACESLGLIKMDFLGLRNLTIIDDALDNIEANRGEKLVLEELELDDPAAYELMARGDTLGVFQLDGGPMRSLLRMMKPDNFEDISAVLALYRPGPMGADSHTNYALRKNGRQQITPIHPELAEPLEEVLGQTYGLIVYQEQVMAIAQKLAGYTLAQADLLRRAMGKKKKSELDKQFENFSAGMAANGYSMAAVQTLWDILLPFSDYAFNKAHSAAYGVVSYWTAYLKAHYPAEYMAALLTSVGDSKDKMAVYLNECRRMGITVLPPDVNESIGFFAAVGDDIRFGLGAVRNVGTNVVDGIRSAREQKEPFTGFFDFLKKVPAPVANKRAIESLIKAGAFDSLGSTRRALMEIHEGAVEAAVKEKRAELNGDVGFDFDSLFDEPAQTELVPERPEWAKKDKLAFEREMLGLYVSDHPLAGLEVALSKHAGSSIAELNDNPPGDGEQVTVAGLITSVQHRVARNSGNPYGMVTIEDFGGEVQAMFLGKTYQEFGMRLAADSIVVVRGRVNHRDDGITLQAITLQMPDMGVATESGPLTLTVREQRATVDVVTELGAVLSRHRGTTEVRLRLVRADAARVFELPHRIAPTTDFFGEVKSLLGPRALA, from the coding sequence ATGCTCGACGGCGCCGCCCGGGTGAAGCCCCTCATCACCGAGGCGGTCGCTCAGGGCATGCCCGCGATCGCCGTGACCGACCACGGCAACATGTTCGGCGCCTTCGACTTCTGGCGCACCGCCACCGAGGCGGGCATCAAGCCGATCATCGGCACGGAGGCCTACCTCACGCCCGGCACGCACCGCACGGACAAGACGCGCGTGAAGTGGGGCTCGGGCGGCGAGGACGACGTCTCGGGAGCCGGCGCCTACACGCACATCACGATGCTCGCCGAGACGACGGAGGGCATGCACAACCTGTTCCGCATGTCGTCGAAGGCCTCGCTCGAGGGCTACTACTTCAAGCCCCGCATGGACCGCGAGCTGCTGAGCACCTACGGCAAGGGCATCATCGCCACGACCGGATGCCCGAGCGGCGAGGTGCAGACCCGCCTGCGCCTGGGGCAGTACGACAAGGCCGTGGAGGCGGCGGCGGAGTTCCGCGACATCTTCGGCCGCGAGAACTACTTCGCCGAGATCATGGACCACGGGCTCGGCATCGAGCGGCGCATCATGAGCGACCTCATCCGGCTCGCGAAGGATCTCGGACTGCCGATGGTCGCGACGAACGACCTGCACTACACGCACCCCGGCGACGCCCAGTCGCACGCGGCGCTGCTGTGCGTGCAGTCCGGCTCGACCCTGCACGACCCGAACCGCTTCAAGTTCGACGCCGACGAGTTCTACCTGAAGACGCCGGCGCAGATGCGCGAGCTGTTCCGCGACCACCCCGAGGCCTGCGACAACACGCTGCTCATCGCCGAGCGCGTCGACGTGCGCTTCGACACGCAGGCGAACTACATGCCGAAGTTCCCCGTGCCGGAGGGCGAGACGGAGGACGGCTGGTTCGTGCAGGAGGTCGAGAAGGGCCTCGCCTACCGCTACCCCGACGGCGTGAGCGCCGAGGTGCGGGCGCGCGCGGAGTACGAGATCGGCGTCATCACGCAGATGGGGTTCCCGAGCTACTTCCTCGTGGTCGCCGACTTCATCAACTGGTCGAAGAACCACGGCATCCGCGTCGGGCCGGGCCGCGGCTCGGGCGCGGGCTCGATGGTCGCCTACGCGATGCGCATCACCGACCTCGACCCCATCCGGCACGGCCTCATCTTCGAGCGCTTCCTCAACCCCGACCGCGTCTCGATGCCCGACTTCGACGTCGACTTCGACGACCGGCGCCGCGGCGAGGTCATCCGCTACGTGACGGACAAGTACGGCGACGAGCGCGTCGCCCAGATCGTCACCTACGGCACCATCAAGGCCAAGCAGGCCCTCAAGGACAGCTCGCGCGTACTCGGGTTCCCGTTCGGCATGGGCGAGAAGCTCACGAAGGCGATGCCGCCGGCGATCATGGGCAAGGACATGCCGCTGTCGGGCATCCTCGACCGCTCGCACGAGCGCTTCAAGGAGGCCGCCGACTTCCGCACGGTCATCGAGACCGATGCCGAAGCGCGCACCGTCTTCGACACCGCGCTCGGGCTCGAGAACCTCAAGCGGCAGTGGGGCGTGCACGCGGCCGGCGTCATCATGTCGAGCGAGCCGCTGCTCGACATCATCCCGATCATGAAGCGGGAGCAGGACGGCCAGATCGTCACGCAGTTCGACTACCCCGCCTGCGAGTCCCTCGGGCTCATCAAGATGGACTTCCTAGGGCTGCGCAACCTCACGATCATCGACGACGCGCTCGACAACATCGAGGCGAACCGCGGCGAGAAGCTGGTGCTCGAGGAGCTCGAGCTCGACGACCCCGCCGCGTACGAGCTCATGGCCCGCGGCGACACCCTCGGGGTGTTCCAGCTCGACGGCGGGCCGATGCGCTCACTGCTGCGCATGATGAAGCCCGACAACTTCGAGGACATCTCGGCCGTGCTCGCGCTCTACCGGCCAGGCCCGATGGGCGCCGACTCGCACACGAACTACGCGCTGCGCAAGAACGGCCGTCAGCAGATCACGCCCATCCACCCGGAGCTCGCCGAGCCGCTCGAGGAGGTGCTGGGGCAGACCTACGGCCTCATCGTCTACCAGGAGCAGGTCATGGCGATCGCGCAGAAGCTCGCCGGGTACACGCTCGCCCAGGCAGACCTGCTGCGGCGCGCGATGGGCAAGAAGAAGAAGAGCGAGCTCGACAAGCAGTTCGAGAACTTCAGTGCCGGGATGGCCGCGAACGGCTACTCGATGGCCGCGGTGCAGACGCTCTGGGACATCCTGCTGCCCTTCTCCGACTACGCCTTCAACAAGGCGCACTCCGCGGCCTACGGCGTCGTGTCGTACTGGACGGCCTACCTGAAGGCGCACTACCCGGCCGAGTACATGGCCGCCCTGCTGACGAGCGTCGGCGACTCGAAGGACAAGATGGCGGTGTACCTCAACGAGTGCCGCCGCATGGGCATCACGGTGCTGCCGCCCGACGTCAACGAGTCGATCGGCTTCTTCGCGGCCGTCGGCGACGACATCCGCTTCGGCCTCGGCGCGGTGCGCAACGTCGGCACCAACGTCGTCGACGGCATCCGCTCGGCGCGCGAGCAGAAGGAGCCGTTCACGGGCTTCTTCGACTTCCTCAAGAAGGTGCCCGCCCCGGTCGCGAACAAGCGCGCGATCGAGTCGCTCATCAAGGCGGGCGCCTTCGATTCGCTGGGGTCGACCCGCCGCGCGCTCATGGAGATCCACGAGGGCGCCGTCGAGGCGGCCGTGAAGGAGAAGCGGGCCGAGCTCAACGGCGACGTCGGCTTCGACTTCGACAGCCTCTTCGACGAGCCCGCCCAGACCGAGCTGGTCCCCGAGCGCCCGGAGTGGGCGAAGAAGGACAAGCTCGCCTTCGAGCGCGAGATGCTCGGCCTCTACGTCAGCGACCACCCGCTCGCCGGGCTCGAGGTCGCGCTCTCGAAGCACGCGGGCTCGAGCATCGCCGAGCTCAACGACAACCCCCCGGGCGATGGCGAGCAAGTGACGGTCGCGGGCCTCATCACGAGCGTGCAGCACCGGGTGGCGCGCAACTCGGGCAACCCCTACGGCATGGTGACGATCGAGGACTTCGGCGGCGAGGTGCAGGCCATGTTCCTCGGCAAGACCTACCAGGAGTTCGGCATGCGGCTCGCGGCCGACTCGATCGTGGTGGTGCGCGGCCGGGTCAACCACCGCGACGACGGCATCACGCTGCAGGCGATCACGTTGCAGATGCCCGACATGGGGGTCGCCACCGAGTCGGGGCCGCTGACTCTCACGGTGCGCGAGCAGCGGGCGACGGTCGACGTCGTGACCGAGCTCGGCGCGGTGCTGAGCCGGCACCGCGGCACGACCGAGGTTCGCCTGCGCCTCGTGCGCGCCGACGCCGCGCGCGTGTTCGAGCTGCCGCACCGCATCGCCCCGACCACCGACTTCTTCGGCGAGGTCAAGAGCCTGCTGGGCCCGCGCGCGCTCGCCTGA
- a CDS encoding flavin reductase family protein: protein MTTTADATGFDAFAQAFRRHAAGVAVITALSPEGRPVGFTATSLASLAAEPPLATFNMARIASSWPAIEQTDLVVIHMLGEGDLEVARIMAGPNAERFDGDHWEPGPHGLPVLKNVTAWMLGRIVARTNVAENAMIAVQIEQGALGEPDEPLLYHERAYRVLGAHL, encoded by the coding sequence ATGACCACGACAGCCGACGCCACCGGATTCGACGCCTTCGCCCAAGCCTTCCGCCGCCACGCCGCCGGGGTCGCCGTCATCACCGCGCTGAGCCCCGAGGGGCGGCCGGTCGGCTTCACCGCCACCTCGCTCGCCTCGCTCGCGGCGGAGCCCCCGCTCGCCACCTTCAACATGGCCCGCATCGCCAGCAGCTGGCCCGCGATCGAGCAGACCGACCTCGTCGTCATCCACATGCTCGGCGAGGGCGACCTCGAGGTGGCGCGCATCATGGCCGGCCCCAACGCCGAGCGGTTCGACGGCGACCACTGGGAGCCGGGACCGCACGGGCTGCCGGTGCTGAAGAACGTGACGGCCTGGATGCTCGGCCGCATCGTCGCGCGCACGAACGTGGCCGAGAACGCCATGATCGCGGTGCAGATCGAGCAGGGCGCCCTCGGGGAGCCCGACGAGCCGCTGCTCTACCACGAGCGCGCGTACCGCGTGCTCGGCGCCCACCTCTAG
- a CDS encoding Rv0909 family putative TA system antitoxin produces MAIDDITKKAQEFLNDEKVKGMLASEQAEGVSDKVLDGVAGLADSLTGGKFSEQIDDVKGTIDEKIGDE; encoded by the coding sequence ATGGCCATCGACGACATCACCAAGAAGGCGCAGGAGTTCCTGAACGACGAGAAGGTCAAGGGGATGCTCGCGAGCGAGCAGGCGGAGGGCGTCAGCGACAAGGTGCTCGACGGTGTGGCCGGCCTCGCCGACTCGCTGACCGGGGGCAAGTTCAGCGAGCAGATCGACGACGTCAAGGGGACGATCGACGAGAAGATCGGCGACGAGTAG